The stretch of DNA CGTATATGTACCTCCGAGTCCTCTCTCATGCAGCTGAAGTGATtttattttctgtcttttttttgtatccAGGGGCCTTATTACGGAAACTCTGCTATCCTATATGCTTTCATTAAAGAACCATGTTACTGTACAAATTTCCCTTCAAATTCCTAACAGGAATCCCAAGTTAGAATGGCAAATCAAAATAACTGCTTCTGTAATAGAAAGATAGGATTTTGTCTGTAATGAGGCCCCAGCTCTCAAACTCATCTGAGGATGACTTGAGAGCTAGTGTATGGGCATACTACGTTGAAGGAATATCCTCTTTCACTGTATGGCTGTGTAGGAGACCTTGAATGGATGTTTATACTATTGCTGATGCTACTGTCATTTCTCTTTTCAATACTAAAAAGAAAACTTAGACAAAGATAAATTTCCATTAGGTGTGACTACATTTTTCCTTAAGATGTGACAGCTGGCGTCTGGTGTCCTGGCCTCTCCATAGCCCGCTGCTAAGGGCCCCTCCTACTGTACCTGACACACAACCCCTCTAAACCATTTGCCATTAGTCATACCTAgttaaacttgtgaaagaaaatcccgcgcactgtccattacgcatgcatatttatttacaacgtttcggtcatagaccttcctcaggtcccctacaaaagaggtgtgcaaaagcgttttgtaaactaACCATTAGTCACACCTGACACACAACCCCTCTAAACCATTTGCCATTAGTCACACCTGACATACGACCCTTGTAAACTATTTGTAGATTGTGAAAACAATGGGTTTATTTTCTTATATTGGTAAGAGCAAACACAAGAAAGTTGGTAAATCCCTAAATGGTAAtacaacatttgaacacatactgtatgatcaaAAGTAAAAGGACATTTGTTGTAATACTGCTTCTTGTATGAGGCCTTTCCTTCCCTATCCCAAAAAAGTCTGTCCTACATGCTACTCTGTTTCATGGAGAACAATAAAAGTGTAATGCCTATGGCTGTACTGTGCACTTTTAGTAGATAATGTAGCGCCTGCGTAGCTGGCCAGGTATACTTAATACTACGTCAGGGGGTCTGGGTCAGGGTCTGCACTCTGcacactcagtgacctggacctaCGACTGGGCCTACGGCAGGGGTGTAGTCTACTTTTtttgtagtgggtatactgtgctCATCCATCCTAGCGACACATCGCGGAGCGACACCTGTCTCCAAGGTACCCCTAAAATCCTCCTTCTTAAACTTGTCAAGGCTTTTTTAAGACCTTTTCAATACCACTAAATGAAATTCAATACCAATTTCGTATACATTCGCAGCGATTTCTCCCCCTTCTACAGCCCAAAGGACTACTACAACAAGGGTAGCTTACTTtgatggcactgtgtgtgtgtgtgtcatacaacTCACATATAAATGCTACTCCTCacataaaatataatttgtgtgtctgcaatatacataggctatttattttttatttgcatggttcaggccttaaaacaaagacaatatCTGAGGCTGAATTATCAGGATTTTGAAGATGTTATAGGCCTTATGAAAACTTATTAGCATAGCCAACTAAAGTAAATAAGAGTATGCATATTGAATAAACTTGCTTGGGACAGACAGATTTTCAGGCTAACATTATTAAATAAAATAGGGTATAGGCTTGCATTTGTAAAGTTGATCTGAAATGTTTTAACCTGCAGCCTAAGCGGGCCtcaacttaaagcaacactaaatcaCTTTTCCTGTCTCatacacgctatttgtttatccagcaaataacagacaaggtagaatatgttgcatgattttatgtaagtatgatgtattgcgagattgaagcaagtcaaatttgtagtttctgatgtctcatttcatcgaactacagatacactaccccacctcataaagttacatagtgcggttatagccgatagagggccgcaaagtgagagcagaagtgccgttcaccctgttacgagttgatgaaccgctgaaatgattttggaaacattattttaatgtaCCAAAAACTCTTTTGTGTTACTATAGAAAAGTGTGAGGCTGCGTTAGTATTTCTTGAAGCCTACAGCAGCTAGCAGGTCTGTGTATTTGAGTCAAGATAatcctgaaatgtaaaacccaTAAAATTTTATTccgtggcctttgtgccctgtcatgtggccttggtgcccctaaaaaacaagagaaggccaaatggccttgcccctaaaatgaagaaattcccaccctgacacacacacacacacacacatgtatgcaatgcacgcacacatacacacacagacacacacacactcttatacacaaaggcaaactcacactcatttatatacacaagagctgcaagagtaggagatatatgcatataatttgcacaaataggagatacaggaaagttgacatgcatttattattatttattttttggagagaatgtgcagaactgagcggaggtcatattgtgtaccgctagtTTCTATCCATTTATTTGGTATTCATTCATTGTTTATGTCTTTTGTAAATCCTTTGATGGATTAAAATATTTGTTAActggaatcgttgaccaaaaattcagaatcgatgacgggaaaaaagaagaagaagaagaaaaacaacaactataTAGCAGCGGTCATAATAAAAATACTACTTGATCCTTGAGGAATGCATCATGAATAATCAGAAATAAACAGTGCATGAGGTAGTGGGGAGTGTCTATAAAACTATATAAATACAGTGCACCAATATGTCTGATTCACTGTCTGATCATGTCGTTGGATTCCTATTCCATTTCTAGGGGGCTTTACACTGAGCCAACATACACTAAGACAAACAGATTCAACAATGACAGCCTTGTGGACAATTGTGTTTCATGCTTTGGGAAATCAGCGGTTAATACATCATATGTGGCTTTGTATGTGTCTGCAATACTTGCTGTGATAATCACTGTGGGTGGCAATCTGCTTGTTATCACATCGGTGTGTCACTTCAAACAGCTTCACACACCAACTAATGTGCTCCTTTTTTTCCTGGCTGTGACAGATTTCTTTGTGGGAATCTTTGTAATGCCAATGCAATTTATCTGGCTGATAGAATCGTGCTGGTTTTTTGGAACAAGAGCTTGTGcttttttcaactttgtgtCATTCCACTTGACGTGTGCATCTGTCCACATTGTGGCTCTTATTGCTGTTGATAGGTGCATGGCTCTGAGCAATCCCTTTTACTACTCCAAGAAAATCACTGTGAACCTCATGATTATTGTGGCCTCCCTGGACTGGGTGTTCTCTATGGCTTACAATTTTGCTCTTCTGTACGACAACGGTTTCTTTACTCACGCACTGACACTCTGTCCACATGAATGTCTCATTGCTGTTGATGAAATATGGTCTTGGGTTGATTTTGTAGTGGTATTTGTATTACCTTGCTCCATCATGTTTGTACTGTACCTGATCATCTTTGGCATTGCCAGGAAACATGCTACTGCCATCAGGGCAGCTAACAGTCAGGGGAATCCAAACAGCAAGAATGACCATGTGCCTAAACGATCAGAGAGAAAAGCTGCAAAAGTGCTGGGAATATTAGTGTCTGTCTTTTTGTTATGTGTTCTACCATATTACATTGCTAGTGTTATTCCTGGTATAAACCCCCAACTCTTTGAGGCCGTATTGAATTACACATCAGCACTACTCTACCTGAATTCTTTGTTCAATCCGATTATATATGCTTTGTTCTACCCGTGGTTTCAAAAGAGCATGAAATTGATTTTAAGCTGCCGTATATGTAGCCCTGAGTCTTCTCTTATGCAAGTGAAgtgattttctttaaaaaagaaaatcagtcCTCAATATGAAATTTATCAGAAACAAATTTGTTTGAGTATGTGAAAGAATACATATAAAAGAGAACAACCTCATAAATACTATATGATCATGtcataatgaatgaatgacacaATGAATGACTATgatcagagccatatagatactagatgtatctatatggctctgactATGATATATTTCGACTTAGTTGTGTTTTCAGCAACATTCTGAAATATTTTCGCTTATATTTTATCtatgaaatgtgcataattgaTTTAGTTCTTACATTGTGTTTGATAAAAGATTCTATGTAAATGGTTGATGATTGCTAAGTAATAACTAAAGCATAAAATAAAGCACTACATTACTTTAAAAGTTTGAATAGCctattgcacatacagtatattgatatTATCTTCATActtatttgcattttttttcactATCACTTATTGATTAAAAATGCCAATTTGAAAAAAGTGGTTAGACGGATTTAGattttagagggttttgcatctacAGTAAACTCCTCATAGTCCTAAATCTGGAGAATTTATGCCAATATGGTTAATCTTGCCAtcatttctctttgcttgttATAAGGCTCTCCGGAATgctgagggagctcccattcactttgaatgggcctccccaacgttctgaGTTCAGTTATTTTTGTATAATGACCGCTCTGAAAGTATAAtaaccgctgccaatggcaacgggttcactccgcaaGTAGATCGGTAACGGCTGATTTGAGATATTTATTGACTTTTTATATAAACCTTTTCTCTtattggcaagtagccgtataataagcgcgataatgtataacgctggtcattatcgtaAAATAAGTACCTTCAGGGCGAAACAAGACCCCTCCGCTTCGCATTGGGGTCCTGTCCGCCCTGTCGGTACTtgttttccgataatgacaagcgttctatacattatcccttataCATATGACACATATAACGCCCCCAGCTCCACCAACCCTTGGAACCCACTGTTGAGTCATTGACGACCCCTCCCGAAATGTGGCTCTGCAGTTCGGTGCACTAGTTTTTCGACCTTGGAGCTGTACGATGTGGATTGTCAAAGTTTGGTGGGGCCTGAGACAGAGGTTGGGAGCAGGGCAGAGCACGAACTCCATTGCATTCCCAGACAAAGTGACCAGGCTGCTGACAGCGCCTGCATGTCGAATGGTCGCGGGGAGGGCAAATTCCCCGATGCACTCTCTTTCACCCACGCCATAAGGCTCATTAAAGCAAGGGAGAACTCCTGTAAGGATTCCCCTTCTTGCTGTCTTCTGGAGAAAAAGGCCTCCTGTAATCCACATAGGACTCACCCTTACACCTCCCGCAACACAACAATAATTTTGTCTGGATCCCCCCGATCTGCACTTGGACGGTATTTTATCTCATCCTGGGCCTCTCCCTCTAAATGATCATAGAGAAAGAAGGCCTGGCCGACAGCAGCTAAACGTAGCGCTCTCATGCAGACTTGTGCTTCCTCGACCCATTCAACCCAAGGCCTGAACGTGGGGCACCTCCTATCTCGAGGGACAAAAACTAGCCTCTCAGGGGCATGTGTGGGGGCAGGGAGTAGGGGCAGAACACctactaggcctacagtatgttacgtAAAacacctatctatctattactctgtgtgtcactctgtctgtctgtctgtgtgttactcgcataactctcgaaccactcatccgactgacctaaaatttgacacaggtATTGCTAATGATATGCGTGAGCGCAGTGcgaagtttggtcgtttttggacaacaaatgacaaagatattgtAACTCAggtgataaatacataaatataataaataattaaataggtACAGATCATAATTGTGATAAGAAAGTTCATAGGAATTAAGCTGTCATAGttaaaaacattgttttggTGAAGAGGTACTTTTACTgccttaaggcgagacacggcagttgaaaacattgtttttgtgacctccggtcaatttcgagattttgtgctagtttgctaccttagcatgtattctaccaccctactacaacaacaaagtccgatttgcacatttaggtgtttatttcacgaacttttgtg from Sardina pilchardus chromosome 12, fSarPil1.1, whole genome shotgun sequence encodes:
- the LOC134097954 gene encoding trace amine-associated receptor 13c-like is translated as MPMQFIWLIESCWFFGTRACAFFNFVSFHLTCASVHIVALIAVDRCMALSNPFYYSKKITVNLMIIVASLDWVFSMAYNFALLYDNGFFTHALTLCPHECLIAVDEIWSWVDFVVVFVLPCSIMFVLYLIIFGIARKHATAIRAANSQGNPNSKNDHVPKRSERKAAKVLGILVSVFLLCVLPYYIASVIPGINPQLFEAVLNYTSALLYLNSLFNPIIYALFYPWFQKSMKLILSCRICSPESSLMQVK